From Terriglobales bacterium:
GGGTGCCATCGCCAGAATAGCTCGCGATGAGTTCGTGTATTTGCTCGGCGTCACGGAGGACGGCGTCACGCGTGCGCATGGGCCTCCTCAAGAACCGATGTTAACTTTTGCTTTGCCTCCGCGATTGCATGCGCCACCTGTGCCGGGGCGGTGCCGCCCTCGACATCATGAATGGAAAGCACGGATTCCAGAGAGAGGCGGGAATAGACGTCTTTCTCGAACTCGGGACTGAACTGGCGAAGTTCTTCGAGCGCGAGATCCTGAAGCTCACAGCCCTTTGCCAGACAATGCTGGACGGCGTTGCCGACGCGCTCGTGAGCCAGGCGGAATGGCACTCCATGCCCAACCAGGTATGTGGCCGCGGCCCACGCATTCAGAAAACCGGATTGGGCGGCGTGCTGCATGCGCGGATAATTGAACTCCGCCGCTTTCATCCATCCCGTAACCAGCGGAAGAAGCGAGAGCAGACCTTCAGTGGCGTCGAACAATGGTTCCTGCGTCTCCTGAAGGTCCTTGTTGTAGGCCAGGGGCAAGCCTTTGAGCACGGTTACCAGGGTGGTGAAATCACCAATGGTTCGAGCGACTTTTGCCCTGGTCAGCTCCAGCAGGTCTGGATTCTTCTTTTGCGGCATGGCGCTGCTGCCGGTTGAGTATTTTTCCGGCGGGGCCACGAACCCGAATTCCTGAGTAGAGAAAAGAACCATCTCTTCAGCCCAGCGGCTGAGGTGCAGGCCCAAGAGGACCAGAGCATTCACAAATTCCAGCACAAAGTCGCGATCGGTGGTGGCGTCAATGCTGTTCGCCGTAGGCGCCTCGAATTCAAGCTTGGCAGCCATGGCGCGCCGGTCCAGCGGTAATGTCGCGCCCGCAACTGCCCCAGAGCCGAGCGGACAAAGGTTCAGCCGCTTCCGGCAATCGGCCAATCGGCCGAGGTCACGAAGTAACATTTCGACGTATGCCAGTAGCCAATGCGCTACAAGTACCGGCTCAGCGCGCTGCTGATGGGTATAAGTGGGCATGGCGGCGCTCCCAGCCTGCTCGGCACGAGATACCAGTGCGTTGCCTAGCTCGGTAATCTCGCTTCGCAGCTGATCAATGCTGTCGCGGATGTAGAGCCGCAGGTCCGTGGCGATCTGCTCGTTGCGACTGCGGCCACTATGCAGCTTGTAACCGGTGTCACGAATCAGCATGACCAAATGCTTTTCGACGAAGTGATGAACGTCTTCGGCATCGGCATCTTTTAGAAATGTTGGTGAGACATAGGCTTGCTCCCCGATCTGATCAAGGCCCGCAAGAATTGCATCCAGCTCGGCAGGCGACAGCACTCCGGCATTCTTCAGCGCATGTGCATGCACACGGCTGGCGGCGAGTTCGTGGGTCAAAAGTCGCTGATCGAAGGGAAATGATCTTTGCCAGCTTTCAAACTCAGGATCGAGCGGCTGCCGAAAACGCCCCAACCACATTTTCATTTGGTCACCTCAGTGCGCACCTGCGCGCGTGACCGTGATGGCAATCCGAGAATGCGAATGAAACCTGCTGCGTCTTTTTGATCGTAATTGTCGCCCATGGTGAACGTTGCCAGATCAGTACGGTATAACGAATGTACGGAATGCCGGCTGAGGACGGCAATGTTTCCCTTGTAAAGACCCAGCATTATGCTGCCGGTGATGTCTTTCTGCGTGGTCTCCACAAATGCATCGAGAGATTCGCGCAGCGGCGTGAACCATAGCCCGAAATAGACCAGTTCGGCATATTTGAGGGCGATGTGCTGCTTGAAATGCATGAGATCGCGATCCAGGCAGAGCGCCTCCAGTTCGCGGTGTGCAGTCAGAAGCAGGGTGCCACCCGGAGTCTCATAACAGCCACGTGACTTGATTCCCACGAACCGGTTCTCTACCAGGTCCACTCTACCGATTGCGTTGCGGCCGCCAATCTCATCCAGCAGTTCCACTAACGAAACGGGATCATCCATAGACATCCCATTCACGGATACCGGCACGCCCTTTTCGAAGCCGATCTCGACCTGCTCTTCCCGATCGGGAGCATCTTGCGGTGAGCGGGTGAGTTGCCAGGTGCTGGCAAACGGCGGATTGGCAGCATCTTCCAGTTCACCGCCTTCATGGCTGATGTGCCACAAATTCCGATCACGGCTGTGGATCTTCTCCCGGCTCGCTGCCACCGGGATGCCGTGCTGCTCGGCGTAATCCAGGCAATCTTCGCGAGACTTGAGGTTCCACTCCCGCCACGGCGCGATGACTTTCAGCTCGGGTGCGAGCGCCTGATACGCCAGTTCAAAACGAACCTGGTCGTTGCCTTTGCCGGTGCAGCCGTGTGCGACGGCGGTAGCGCCCTCGCGCAAGGCGACCTCAACCTGGTGTTTGGCAATTACAGGTCGCGCCAGCGAGGTGCCTAGCAGGTATTTGTGCTCGTACACCGCGCCTGCCTTTAGTGCCCGAAAGACGTAGTCAGTAAGGAACTCCTCGCGCAGGTCCTCCACCACGACGTTACTGGCGCCGGTGGCGTATGCCTTCTTTACGACGGCCTCGAGATCATCACCCTGGCCGACATCGCCGACCATGGCAATCACGTCATAGGAATAGTTCTCCTTCAGCCAAGGAATAATGATCGAGGTATCCAGACCTCCGGAATATGCGAGGACGATTTTTTCACGCATTGGCGCTCCTTACCGGAAAACGGTTCATTCCGCCACCGAGTAGCAATAGAAGAATGGCTTTTTGCACGTGCATGCGGCTCTCCGCCTGGTCGAAAACAACCGAGCGCGGCGAATCAATGACTCCGGCAGTGACTTCAGCGCCGCGGTGTGCCGGAAGACAGTGCATGAAAACGGCGTGGGGCGCGGCCAGTTTCATCAGATCTTCATTCACTTGATAGGAGGCAAAAATCGCGGCTCGCTGCTCGGCCTCTTGCTCGCGGCCCATGCTCGTCCAAGTGTCGGTGTAGACAGCGTCTGCACCGCACACTGCGACTTGCGCATAATGCCCGACCTCAATGGTGGCCCCGGTCTTGCGGCCGATTTTGCGAGCGGCTGCCAGAAGGTGTGGATCCGGCCCGTAACCTTTGGGAGTGGCAATCCGAATCGAGGAGCCCAGGCAGGCGCAGGTAAGAAGCAGTGAATTGGCGACGTTATTGCCATCGCCGACGTAGGCCAGGTGAATGCTCTGCAGGTCATCGAACTTTTCCTGCAAGGTGAAATAGTCCGCCAGCGCCTGGCAAGGGTGCTCAAGATTACTGAGCGCGTTGATTACTGGAATGGAGGCATTCGCGGCCATCCCTTCCACAGTGGCGTGATCAAAAGTGCGCAGAACAATTATGTCTACCCAGCGCTCCAGATTATGGGCCACATCGCTGAGGGGTTCGCGAGCGTCAATGCGCGCCGCCGTCTGGTCCACGAAGAAAGAAGTCCCACCCAGGCTCGCCATGCCAGCCTCGAAAGTCAATCGGGTACGCAGCGAAGGTTTCTCGAAGAACATCACCATTTGTTTGCCCGCCAGGGCGGCGCGAAAATCGTGCGGTCGAGCCTTGATCAGACTAGCGAGATCGAGCACAGCCCGTACGTCATGGGGCGTGAGGTCGCGAATCGAAATCAAGTCTTGCGACCAGAATCCCTTCGCAACCTGAGTGCTGGTGACTGGCGCAGCATCAAGCGTGCGGGTGGCCATGTTGGGTCCCTCCTACTAAAGGAAAGTTCATGCGACGATTACCTCCGTGCCGCAGTCGAGCTTGGAAAAATAAAATTGCGGTAGAACATCGGCTTGAGCGGCTGGCAGGATACGCACCCGGCGCACGCCGCGTTTAAGAGCGTGACCACAGGCCTCGAGTTTGGGAATCATGCCGCCGCCGATGATCGAGCCTGCTGCCAGCCCGGCGATCTCTTTCAGGTCGAGCCAGGGCATGACGGATCCATCTGCGTTTCTTACTCCGGGAACATCGGTTAGAAATATGAGCGCGTTGGCCTGGCAGGCGACCGCACAGGCGGCCGCCATCTGGTCGGCATTGACGTTGTAATACTCGCGATCGGATCCGAGAGCCACGCTGGCGATCACCGGTATGCCGCCATTCATCCAGATCGCCTCCAGCCAGCGACATTCAACCAACGCAATTTCGCCCACAAACCCGAGGTCGCAGCCGTCTGTCTGCTTCTTGCGTGCGCGGAAGCTGGCGCCATCGCCGCCGCAGAGGCCGATTGCGGGCCGTCCAGCGGCGCTGATCGCCGCCACCAAAGTCTTGTTGACAATTCCTGCCAGCACCATAATCGCAACGTCCCGGGTTTCGGCATCTGTAACACGCAACCCGTTTACAAATTCGCTCTCTTTTCCGAGGTGTTTCAGAGCGCGCGTTAAAGCAGCGCCGCCCCCATGGACCACGGCGATGCTGTGGCCGTCCTGAGCCAGTTGAACCACCGCTTGCGCGCATTTGTGCAGCACTGATTTATCTTCCAGCGCGGCCCCGCCGAGTTTGACCACTACTTTCAATTCAGGCCTTCCGTTTCATTCCAGCCATACATGACGTTCATGTTCTGGATCGCCTGGCCAGCCGCGCCTTTCAGCAGATTGTCCACGCAGGAAATCACCACCAGGCGCTGTCCGTCCTCGGCAAGGCAGAAGCCGAGATCGCAGTAGTTGGTGCGTAACGAGAACTGGATCTGAGGCAGAGTTGGCGGGGCAAAAACCCGAATCCACGGTCGGCCACTGTAGAAACTGCGAAAACACTCTTCTATGGCTGCCGTATCTGTGGGCTGGCGCAAATGCACATAGATGGTGGACATGATGCCGCGAGGAATCGGCAGCAGGTGCGGTGTAAAGGTCAGCTCGCAGTTCTTTAGAGCCAGCTGCTCAAGAATTTCTCCGGTGTGTCGGTGTCCGAAAACCGAATATGCCGACACGTTCTCCGCCACGGAGACAAAGTGGGTGCGCGAGCTCGGCTCCTTCCCTGCCCCGGATACGCCGGATTTAGAATCAGAAACAATTCCGCGCTCGCGATCCACGAGGCTGGCCCGCAGCAACGGCGCCAACGCAAGAATCACGGATGTCGAATAGCAACCGGGATTTGCGACCAGGCTTGCTCTGGCAATTTCATCGTGGTTCAGCTCTGGTAAGCCATACACGGCCTTTTCAATAAGCGTGGCGGCAGTCGCCG
This genomic window contains:
- the argF gene encoding ornithine carbamoyltransferase, which produces MATRTLDAAPVTSTQVAKGFWSQDLISIRDLTPHDVRAVLDLASLIKARPHDFRAALAGKQMVMFFEKPSLRTRLTFEAGMASLGGTSFFVDQTAARIDAREPLSDVAHNLERWVDIIVLRTFDHATVEGMAANASIPVINALSNLEHPCQALADYFTLQEKFDDLQSIHLAYVGDGNNVANSLLLTCACLGSSIRIATPKGYGPDPHLLAAARKIGRKTGATIEVGHYAQVAVCGADAVYTDTWTSMGREQEAEQRAAIFASYQVNEDLMKLAAPHAVFMHCLPAHRGAEVTAGVIDSPRSVVFDQAESRMHVQKAILLLLLGGGMNRFPVRSANA
- the argB gene encoding acetylglutamate kinase; protein product: MKVVVKLGGAALEDKSVLHKCAQAVVQLAQDGHSIAVVHGGGAALTRALKHLGKESEFVNGLRVTDAETRDVAIMVLAGIVNKTLVAAISAAGRPAIGLCGGDGASFRARKKQTDGCDLGFVGEIALVECRWLEAIWMNGGIPVIASVALGSDREYYNVNADQMAAACAVACQANALIFLTDVPGVRNADGSVMPWLDLKEIAGLAAGSIIGGGMIPKLEACGHALKRGVRRVRILPAAQADVLPQFYFSKLDCGTEVIVA
- a CDS encoding argininosuccinate synthase, translated to MREKIVLAYSGGLDTSIIIPWLKENYSYDVIAMVGDVGQGDDLEAVVKKAYATGASNVVVEDLREEFLTDYVFRALKAGAVYEHKYLLGTSLARPVIAKHQVEVALREGATAVAHGCTGKGNDQVRFELAYQALAPELKVIAPWREWNLKSREDCLDYAEQHGIPVAASREKIHSRDRNLWHISHEGGELEDAANPPFASTWQLTRSPQDAPDREEQVEIGFEKGVPVSVNGMSMDDPVSLVELLDEIGGRNAIGRVDLVENRFVGIKSRGCYETPGGTLLLTAHRELEALCLDRDLMHFKQHIALKYAELVYFGLWFTPLRESLDAFVETTQKDITGSIMLGLYKGNIAVLSRHSVHSLYRTDLATFTMGDNYDQKDAAGFIRILGLPSRSRAQVRTEVTK
- the argC gene encoding N-acetyl-gamma-glutamyl-phosphate reductase codes for the protein MPSQLKVAVLGVTGYAGLELVRLLSHHPRLAKPTFLRRQNGEVGPENLADVFPALSGNGGYPLEAFSWSRLKESGVELLFLATPHEVSRSLVPEAAEEALRVIDLSGAWRLKQAQYRAVYGFNDADPATAATLIEKAVYGLPELNHDEIARASLVANPGCYSTSVILALAPLLRASLVDRERGIVSDSKSGVSGAGKEPSSRTHFVSVAENVSAYSVFGHRHTGEILEQLALKNCELTFTPHLLPIPRGIMSTIYVHLRQPTDTAAIEECFRSFYSGRPWIRVFAPPTLPQIQFSLRTNYCDLGFCLAEDGQRLVVISCVDNLLKGAAGQAIQNMNVMYGWNETEGLN
- the argH gene encoding argininosuccinate lyase, yielding MKMWLGRFRQPLDPEFESWQRSFPFDQRLLTHELAASRVHAHALKNAGVLSPAELDAILAGLDQIGEQAYVSPTFLKDADAEDVHHFVEKHLVMLIRDTGYKLHSGRSRNEQIATDLRLYIRDSIDQLRSEITELGNALVSRAEQAGSAAMPTYTHQQRAEPVLVAHWLLAYVEMLLRDLGRLADCRKRLNLCPLGSGAVAGATLPLDRRAMAAKLEFEAPTANSIDATTDRDFVLEFVNALVLLGLHLSRWAEEMVLFSTQEFGFVAPPEKYSTGSSAMPQKKNPDLLELTRAKVARTIGDFTTLVTVLKGLPLAYNKDLQETQEPLFDATEGLLSLLPLVTGWMKAAEFNYPRMQHAAQSGFLNAWAAATYLVGHGVPFRLAHERVGNAVQHCLAKGCELQDLALEELRQFSPEFEKDVYSRLSLESVLSIHDVEGGTAPAQVAHAIAEAKQKLTSVLEEAHAHA